From Planctomycetota bacterium:
AAAGGCGGACCTTCACCGCGGTTCCGCTGCGTCCCGTGCGGCGGGCGATCTCCGCAATGGAAGCGTCGCGGGAGTACCGCATCTGGAGAAGTTCTCGAAGCTCCGCCGGGAGGCGGCCCAGGCATTCCTGCAGCGCGCGGACCCGCCGCTCGACCAGATCGTCGCCGCCTTCGAGATCCGCCTCCGCAGCCTCCGTCACGACGCGCTCGAGATAGCGCTCCCGTCGGACGGCCTCCCGCCGGATCCGCCGCAGCTCCCCCCGCACGAGCGCGCGCGCGATCGCCGAAAGCCACGCATAGAAATGCGTTCCGGGGCGGTACTCGTCGATCCGGCGGAATGCCTCGACGAAGGTCCGGTGGGCGATCTCATCGGCGTCCACGCCGGGGGGCGACAGGTACGCCACCGAGGCGCGCAGGCGGGCCTGGAAGGCGCGCACGACGGTCTCGTAGGCCTCCGCGCGCCCCTCCCGAACGCGCCGGATCGCCTCTTCGGCGTCGGAGAGAGCTTCCGGATCCATGCTTCATCCCCTTATTGCCGCCCCCGGCTCAAGGTTAGCCGAAATCGGCGGCGGGCGGTCGACTCTTGCCGGTCCTGGAAGACGGCGTTATAATTTGCCGCTCTTCGGGGAAGCCGGAGCGCCGCGAGAGACCGATGCAGAAGATCCTGGTCGCCAACCGCAGCGAGA
This genomic window contains:
- a CDS encoding sigma-70 family RNA polymerase sigma factor, with the translated sequence MDPEALSDAEEAIRRVREGRAEAYETVVRAFQARLRASVAYLSPPGVDADEIAHRTFVEAFRRIDEYRPGTHFYAWLSAIARALVRGELRRIRREAVRRERYLERVVTEAAEADLEGGDDLVERRVRALQECLGRLPAELRELLQMRYSRDASIAEIARRTGRSGTAVKVRLFDLRRRLRDCVDRRLAWERA